In Corynebacterium aquilae DSM 44791, the genomic stretch ATAAGCTGAAGGACCAGGGCGCCCGCATTGTGCCGATTGGTGTGGGCATGCCGCGTGAAATTGAATTGCTGCGCGATGGCTTCGCCACGGCTCCCCTTCTAAATCGCGATGGCTACGCCTACATTGACCAGACCAGTTGGGGTGGTTACCTCGGGAGCTTCGGTACTACCTCCCGGAGAAACGCAGTTTACGATTCGACCACTGCCCGCGACATGCTGTCGAGTGTTTCCTCCGACGATGCTGTGCTCACCATTCGTAACTACAGCGAGCTCGAGGAAGCGCTGGTGAAGGCTGCTTCTGAGACCTGTAACCCTACGGTCTCTGTGCGTAAGCTCATCGTGAACGAATTTGGTGAGACCGAGTCCCGCGGCGTCAACTGGGAGTTCACTCCGTCCGGCCCGGCAGTTCTTCCCACCGATTCGGACGCTAAGCGCACCAACAACAATGGTTTCGTGTCCTGGGAGACCTCCAAGGGCAACAAGATCGTCGTCGCTGAGACCCAGCAGCCCGGCTACAGCATCTTCCCTGTGGACAACGGAAAAAATGCTGAGTGTTGGCAAAACGTCACCGATAACTACGGTCGGGTGACTCGTAAGCCAGTTCCGGTAGAAAACGTCACCAACGGTTTCTCCCTGGTGACCAGTACTCAGGACTACGGTGCGATCACCTGTACGGTGCGCAACTACACCGCCCGCACCGGCAGCTTCTCCGTTTCCAAGATTTTGAAGGGCTCCGGCAAGGATCTTCCCGGGATTAAAGACCGCACCTTCGACATGGGTTATGCATGTTGGAAGGACGGGCAGGTTGGCGCAATTGACAACCCCGACTACGAAGGTGAACTTCAGGGCGTTGGCGCTAATGAGTCGCGCAATATCGACACTGTTCCCGCCGGCTCTAAGTGTTGGCTGTACGAGAAGCCAACTGCTTTCGATGAGCTGCCTGACAACGTCAATGGCTTCGTCTCCTACGGCGGCTATGGCGTGGTCACCCGTGAAGTTCGGGAACGCAACCTCGGCAAGGTAGCTGAATTCACCGTGCGTGAAGGCAGCGAGATCGCCGTGAAGGTGATCAACAACTACGATGCAGCAAACTTCTACGTGCAGAAGTTCGCTTACAAGGACCCCGCTGGTCAGAACAACCCGCACATTGGTGAAACCCAAGTCATCAACGGTAACGGTGAAGTAGCCGTCAAGTACTGGCTGCGCGTCACCAACGGTTCCGACCGCATCGGTACCTCCGGGGCCTTGACCGACTACTTCACGGTGCCTAGCGGCATGGTGTGGGACGGCAACAAGACCGCCACCATCGAGGCGCTGCCCGGTAACAATGCTCCCCGCGTGAGCGACATCCAAAACTTCAAGCAGACTGCCACGAAGGACCAGCTCGCCAACGGTTTCCAGATCACTTCTGGAATTGAGAACTTCCCGGCTCGTGGAAGCCAGCTGTTCGAAATCACCATCCCGCTCAAGGCGGACACCACCACCTCCGAAAGCGGCGAAACCCAGTACGACATCCACAAGGATCAGCTGGAAGCCTGCGTGGATCGCGTGACCAACGGTATGCGCCACACCCGCTCCGGTGGCGGTATCTTCAACCGCGTCGAGCTGGTCGATGAGGACATGACCTCCACTCCGATCCCGGAGCAGGACAACCGAGCCTGTGTGCCCGTGACTCCTTCGACTGAATGGAAGAGCGCTAAGCAGGCGCGTGGCGAAAACGGTGAGTGGGCACCCGCCGGTACCACCGGTGCGACCGTGCTTCCGGACGACAGCGGAAACATCACCGCCGAGTACCGCATTGAGGTCACCAATAAGTCGCTGGTTGCTGCCCGCAACGCCGACATTCGTGAGACCTTCACTCTGCCCGAAGGCTTCACCCTGACCAAGGCGGAGCTCGCCTACAGCCCGCTGCCCAAGCCGGAGCCAAACTCGGGTAACTACTACAACCTCGATCTCGAACGGTTGATGAAGAACCCGGATAACCCGAATTTGCTGGACTTCTACATCTCTGAAGATCCCGCAAAGTGCCCCTACATTGTGGATCCGGATGCGAGCTACCGCGACGGTGACGACGCGCCGCGCTGGTGCCGACCTACCTACAGCCCGCAGAGCACTCAGCCGGGCAAGAGCTTCTACTACTACCTGAAGGTCACTGCCCGCGCGGATAAGGCCAATAAGGAGCAGAAGGTCAACGCCGGCGAATGTGAAAACTCCGGCGACGGCACCCCGGGTAAGGGTCTGTTCAACGCCGTTCGTCTGCCCGGTTCCGACGAGCCGACCGATGATAATGACGCCTGTGTGCCGGTGGAGTTCCCCTCCTGGGAGATCTCCAAGTCTGCCGAAGGCGACAATGGCTTCAACGAGCCGGGCACTGCCGGCTCGGCAGTCAAGCCGAACGCCAAGGGTGAGGTGACCACCACCTACCGCCTGGATGTGCACAACACGTCGAACAATGAGCAGAAGACCCCCGAGGTTGAGGATGTTCCTTCGATCCCCGAAGGTTTCGAATTGGTGGATGTGAAAGTCACCGATAGCGCTCAGTCGACCAAGCCTGAAGATCTGGGCAAGGCAATCGCGTTGCAGGATGGCAAGCTCATCATCAACAGTGGCGAGGCATGTGAGCAGAATTCCGACACTGGTGCCGGATTCTGCCCGCAGGTCACCAAGTTGCCTGCCGATGGCCACCACTACGTTTACGTAACGGTGACGGTTAAGGCGCCGCTCGATAAGCAGACCGTTTGGGACAACCTGGGCGAATGTGAAAAGAGTGGAAACACCTTCACCCCCGGCAAGACTCTGGTCAACAGCGTCAAGCTGCCGAAGTTCCCCGGCGATCCGGTGAACGACAACGAGGTGTGTGTCCCGATTGAGCACCCGAAGTGGGAGATCAAGAAGGCCGCTGCCAACAGCGAGGGCGGCTTCAACGCCGACGGCACCGCTGGTGCCCCGGTCATCGCCGATGAAAATGGTCGCGTCGTCACCAATTACCGCGTGACCATCAGCAACACCGGTAAGGCCGCTGGCCAGACCCCGAAGGTCGAAGACACCCTGGGCATCCCTGAGGGCTTCACCGTCGAAAAGGTCCTCGTCCAGCAGGGCTCCGCCGGTGATAACGGCACCAAGGTGCCCGCCGGCGAAGGCCAGGACATCTCCGTGGGCGCGGACAATCTCCTGGTAATCCACTCTGGTGCTGAGTGCGCGGCAAGTGAGAAGCCCGCCGACGGTTTCTGCCCCCGTACCGATGCCTTGGAGCCCGGAGCCTCGACGTTCATTTACGTCAAGGTCGTTGCCCGTGGTCCGGAGGACGCTTCCGCTGAACAGTGGAAGAAGGTTGCCGAGTGTGAAGCCTCCGAGGGTGGCTTTACCGAGGGCAAGGGCTTCCTGAATACGGTTACTTTGCCTAGCGACCCGAAGGAGCCGACCGAGGACAACGAGGTCTGTATCCCGGTGAACAAGCCAGGCTGGGACATCAAGAAGTCTCCGGCGACCACCGACAGCAAGTACCCGAGCGGCTACGGCCCTGCTGGTGGTACCGGCACCGAGGTCAATCCCGATGAGGATGGCAATGTCACCATCAACTACCGCATCGATTTGAGCAACACCGGCCAGCAGGCTCAGAAGCGCCCGAAGTTCACCGATAAGCTCACGATTCCGGATGGCTACAAGGCGTCTGCGGTGCTGATGGCTGACAGCGAAGATCCCAATGTTCCTGCTGATGAGAAGTTCACCAGCGTGGTGCCCAAGGATGGTGTCGTGACCATCACCGAGGATGCTGAGCAGTGTGCGCAGCAAGCCACCGACGTGTACTGCGGTTCGCGAAAGGCCCTTGTCAAGGAGCTTGAGCCCGGCATGAACCACTACTACTTCTTCCGTGTGGTGGCCTCCCCGGAGTCCGATATCACTGAGGAGCAGAAGAAGATTGCCGGCGAGTGTGAAACCTCTGAGACCGGTACCCCGGGTAAGGGTTTCTTCAACCGGGTGGATCTGCCTGGTGAGACCGGCGGTAAGGACGACAACGATGCCTGTGTTCCGGTGAAGCCGGGCGAGGGCACCATCGATGTCATCAAGTTCAACCTCGACGGCAGCATGAAGCTTCCGGGTGCCGAGTTCACTATCTACCCGGATAACAACGGCTCCCCCGATACCGGTACCGCCATGGTGCTGGCACCGAAGCAGGTTGTCGACGGCAATGTCGTCGATGAGGCCGCCCCGGCTGAGGAGGCTGTTGGATTCAAGTCCGGCCCGCTGCAGTTCAACAAGGTCTACTGGTTGAAGGAGACTAGGGCTCCTTACAACGAGAAGGAGGCTTACCAGCTGCTGCCTGAGTCGATGAAGTTCCGCCTCACCGCGGACGGCATCGAGGTCTGGGATAAGGGCTCTGGAAAGTTCTTGGCCCCCAGCGAGGATGAGAAGTCGGTGCTGGGAGACAGCTACCGCATTAAGCTCACCAGCGTCAGCGTCTTCGATACTCGCCTGGGTGAACTGCCCAAGGCTGGTGGCATCGGCCACTGGACTCTTGCGGCGGGAGCCTCCCTGCTGATTATGATGAGCCTGGTGATGGCCTACCGCACTCCTGCAGTGCGACGCTCACGCGCCTAACATTGAAGGCGTGCACCCCATAGACTTCGCCGAGTAGCCAACTCGCTCGGTGATGCGATGAACACCCCGGTCCTGTGATTCCCGTGCAGGCCCGGGGTTTCATCTGTAGATGGCAAAAAAATTACAGCCACCTCGCAAGAAGGGGAAGTGGCTGTAAGCGTTGCGTGCCAACCGCGCGGTGGGGAGAGCCGGGGTGTGCAGGCGAGATGTCTGAGGGAGCTGCCTAGGCTTGTTTGCGGCCGGTGTTTCCGGCTTGTTGGGCGCCGATGAGGTCGGCGCGCGCCCGGGCTACTCGGGAGCGGATCGTGCCGACGCGTACGCCGGCGATTTTGGCTGCCTCGTCGTAGGTGTAGCCCAGCACCTGAGTCAGGATGAGGGCCTCCCGGCGGTCTGGGTCCAGATCGTCGAGCAATAGTTGGGCGTCCACCCAATCGGTGAAACTGCCCGGAGTGGAGGTCGAAATGGTTTCGACCTCGGTGCCGGACTTGCGGGGGCGCGCCATGTCGTGGCGGATGTTGTCCACCCACACTCGGCGGGCGAGCGAGAGAATCCAGGTGCGCGCGGAGCTGCGGGCTGCGAATCGTGGCAGGGCGCCCATGACGCGCAAATAAGTCTCCTGGGTGAGATCGTCGGCGATTTCCGCGCCGCCCAGATGGGCCAGGAGTCGCCACACATCGCCCTGGGTCAACCGAATGAATTCGGTCAGGGCTTCTTTGTCACCGCGACCTGCGCGCAGTGCCAGAGCGGTGACGTGTGCGTCATGCTCTTCGGAATGGTGGCTCATAGTTTTAGCATTCTAGCAGGCACGGGACAGGTTTTTGGTGCTGGGTTATGGCTGGTGGCGGTGCTGTGCGGGGTGGGGGAGGGTGCTGTGCGGGGTGGGGGAGGGTGCTGTGCTGCGGTTTTGTCCTGTCGTGGCGGTCGGAAGTGAATGTCACTAAGGTGGCGGATAGAGGTAAACCTTGCCATAAGCAGCAAAAATAGGTTTTCTACAAATAAAAATAATCTATTTTGCGGGTTTGCCTTTCATGGTGTACGCTATGAATCATCCGCCAGTCGATAGGCAAAAACCTAAGTCGGGTAAGACTTGCACCGCGGACCAGCCCCCGCGATGCGGCGCTTCATTGCTTTCGTCTTCTTCATCCGCTTGTGTCACGCACGAGACTGACTGGATTAAAACATTCACCCGACGCCCATCGGCTTTTTCTCGAACAGAAGGGAAGAGAAAAACATGACTCACTCCAAGGACGCTAAAGACATCACTGTCGACGACATCGTCGCAGCAGGTCGTTGCCCCGTCGCCCACGGCGCAAGCACCGGCCTTAATGGTGCTCCGATCGCCAGCGAGAACCACTCCATCACCACCGGTCAGCAGGGCAGCGTTGCACTGCACGACTTCCACCTCATCGAGAAGCTGGCTCACTTCAACCGTGAGCGCGTCCCGGAGCGCGTCGTCCACGCCAAGGGCTCCGGCGCCTTCGGTGAGCTGACCGTCACCGAGGACGTTTCTGCCTACACCTGCGCGGCACTGTTCCAGAAAGACACCGTCACCCCGATGGTGGCACGTTTCTCCACCGTCGCCGGTGAGCAGGGCTCCCCGGACGCATGGCGCGACGTCCGTGGCTTCAGCCTGAAGTTCTACACCACCGAAGGTAACTACGACATCGTCGGCAACAACACCCCGGTGTTCTTCATCCGCGATGGCATCAAGTTCCCCGACTTCATCCACTCCCAGAAGCGTATGCCCGGCACCGGCCTGCGTGACGCTGATATGCAGTGGGACTTCTGGACCCGCACCCCTGAGTCCTCCCACCAGGTGACCTACCTGATGGGTGACCGCGGTATCCCGGCCGACTTCCGCCACATGGACGGCTTCGGCTCCCACACCTACCAGTGGATGAACGAAGCTGGCGAGCGTTTCTGGGTGAAGTACCACTTCAAGACCCGCCAGGGCTGGAAGTTCCTCACCGACGCTGAGGCCGAGGAGATGGCCGGCAAGAACGCCGACCACGCCCGCGAGGATCTGTACAACGCCATCGAGCGCGGCGACTTCCCGACCTGGGACGTCAAGGTTCAGATCATGCCGGTCGCCGAGGCTGAAGACTACCGCTTCAACCCCTTCGACCTGACCAAGACCTGGTCCCACAAGGACTACCCGCTCATCCACGTCGGTCACTTCACCCTGAACCGCAACCCGGAGAACTTCTTCGCCCAGATCGAGCAGGCAGCTTTTGCTCCCTCCAACCTGGTGCGCGGCATCGGTTTCTCCCCGGACAAGATGCTCATCGCCCGTGGCTTCGCCTACGCAGATGCTCACCGCTACCGCATCGGCGCCAACGCCGATCAGCTGCCGGTGAACCGCCCCATCTGCCCGGTGAACTCCTACGCCCAGGATGGCGCCATGACCTACGACTTCCAGGCACCCTCCCAGCGCGTCTACTCCCCGAACGGCTACGGTCGCGACAACGGTGTGCAGGACGATAACAGCAACTCCGGTTCCGGCGTCACCCTTGGTGTGGCTGGCGACCTCGGCCTGTGGGACACCCACGGCACCGACTTCACCCGCGGCGCTTACGTGCAGCACTCCGAGGACGACGACTTCGGTCAGGCCGGCACCCTGGTGCGCGAGGTCCTCAACGACGAGGAGCGCGAGCGTCTCGCCGGCAACATCGCCCGCGCCATGGCTGGCGTTTCCGCACAGGTCGAGCAGCAGTGCTACACCTACTGGAGCAACGTTGACGAAAACCTCGGCGCACGCGTCAAGGAACTGTTCACCGCAGCCAAGTAAGTATCAACCCCAAAGATGAGCGCCACCCCGGCGCCATCAGGCAACCCAAAGCCCTAGGCATCCACACCACGTGGACGCCTAGGGCTTTTGCCATGCCAGGACAAAAACCCTTACCCACTGCAGGCACCAAGAAGAAGCGAATCGGTGTGGAAAAGCTCCGGGCTCTGCACGGCGGCATCACCGACCCGGCACACCCGTCACGCCCGACGCACCTTCACTCCCGCAGCCTGTGTACCAACCCAGCGCGCTAGCGCCTTTCCGTGAACTCAGTGCGGCTCCTGCCGAGGCTCAGGAAAACCCGAACCCGCGACCCCCGGGGATCGGGGAGAGACGCCGGGAAGGGGTGCCAGTTGAGATGAGAACATGCTGAGACTCTAAGAAGAGATCTCAAATCGGCGCAGAATACGACGCGTGCGTGCAAGGTGTCAGGAGCTAGGGGTCCTGTCCACCGCCGAACGGTGAAAAGCGCCTCTACCTGGGAACTGCTGCAGGCGATGAA encodes the following:
- a CDS encoding DUF5979 domain-containing protein is translated as MKHTRSSSPVARTARAAAALLSVAALFGVGGGPVALAEETAVEAVVTETEVVTETQPAEEDAQPSADTAEPEAEVATVEMAPEEVVVDEDGVAVEGEDPEEGGMLGIQSIDFPPSPEFELPPKSPNPPLPRACGLKIGMVFDVSASLDSREQAQAQRAAKSLVSALEGTASSVGLFSFATNAYTATVNGRPVVDAPIDSAAGVRLVNTAIDNIGRYYSNQNFNGGTNWEGALNEVRNSGVDYDVVFFITDGRPTATDPASAAVRDYRFNGPTVSQGRRPAFTNTIAGGLDANYTDVYKAMEAANKLKDQGARIVPIGVGMPREIELLRDGFATAPLLNRDGYAYIDQTSWGGYLGSFGTTSRRNAVYDSTTARDMLSSVSSDDAVLTIRNYSELEEALVKAASETCNPTVSVRKLIVNEFGETESRGVNWEFTPSGPAVLPTDSDAKRTNNNGFVSWETSKGNKIVVAETQQPGYSIFPVDNGKNAECWQNVTDNYGRVTRKPVPVENVTNGFSLVTSTQDYGAITCTVRNYTARTGSFSVSKILKGSGKDLPGIKDRTFDMGYACWKDGQVGAIDNPDYEGELQGVGANESRNIDTVPAGSKCWLYEKPTAFDELPDNVNGFVSYGGYGVVTREVRERNLGKVAEFTVREGSEIAVKVINNYDAANFYVQKFAYKDPAGQNNPHIGETQVINGNGEVAVKYWLRVTNGSDRIGTSGALTDYFTVPSGMVWDGNKTATIEALPGNNAPRVSDIQNFKQTATKDQLANGFQITSGIENFPARGSQLFEITIPLKADTTTSESGETQYDIHKDQLEACVDRVTNGMRHTRSGGGIFNRVELVDEDMTSTPIPEQDNRACVPVTPSTEWKSAKQARGENGEWAPAGTTGATVLPDDSGNITAEYRIEVTNKSLVAARNADIRETFTLPEGFTLTKAELAYSPLPKPEPNSGNYYNLDLERLMKNPDNPNLLDFYISEDPAKCPYIVDPDASYRDGDDAPRWCRPTYSPQSTQPGKSFYYYLKVTARADKANKEQKVNAGECENSGDGTPGKGLFNAVRLPGSDEPTDDNDACVPVEFPSWEISKSAEGDNGFNEPGTAGSAVKPNAKGEVTTTYRLDVHNTSNNEQKTPEVEDVPSIPEGFELVDVKVTDSAQSTKPEDLGKAIALQDGKLIINSGEACEQNSDTGAGFCPQVTKLPADGHHYVYVTVTVKAPLDKQTVWDNLGECEKSGNTFTPGKTLVNSVKLPKFPGDPVNDNEVCVPIEHPKWEIKKAAANSEGGFNADGTAGAPVIADENGRVVTNYRVTISNTGKAAGQTPKVEDTLGIPEGFTVEKVLVQQGSAGDNGTKVPAGEGQDISVGADNLLVIHSGAECAASEKPADGFCPRTDALEPGASTFIYVKVVARGPEDASAEQWKKVAECEASEGGFTEGKGFLNTVTLPSDPKEPTEDNEVCIPVNKPGWDIKKSPATTDSKYPSGYGPAGGTGTEVNPDEDGNVTINYRIDLSNTGQQAQKRPKFTDKLTIPDGYKASAVLMADSEDPNVPADEKFTSVVPKDGVVTITEDAEQCAQQATDVYCGSRKALVKELEPGMNHYYFFRVVASPESDITEEQKKIAGECETSETGTPGKGFFNRVDLPGETGGKDDNDACVPVKPGEGTIDVIKFNLDGSMKLPGAEFTIYPDNNGSPDTGTAMVLAPKQVVDGNVVDEAAPAEEAVGFKSGPLQFNKVYWLKETRAPYNEKEAYQLLPESMKFRLTADGIEVWDKGSGKFLAPSEDEKSVLGDSYRIKLTSVSVFDTRLGELPKAGGIGHWTLAAGASLLIMMSLVMAYRTPAVRRSRA
- a CDS encoding RNA polymerase sigma factor codes for the protein MSHHSEEHDAHVTALALRAGRGDKEALTEFIRLTQGDVWRLLAHLGGAEIADDLTQETYLRVMGALPRFAARSSARTWILSLARRVWVDNIRHDMARPRKSGTEVETISTSTPGSFTDWVDAQLLLDDLDPDRREALILTQVLGYTYDEAAKIAGVRVGTIRSRVARARADLIGAQQAGNTGRKQA
- a CDS encoding catalase: MTHSKDAKDITVDDIVAAGRCPVAHGASTGLNGAPIASENHSITTGQQGSVALHDFHLIEKLAHFNRERVPERVVHAKGSGAFGELTVTEDVSAYTCAALFQKDTVTPMVARFSTVAGEQGSPDAWRDVRGFSLKFYTTEGNYDIVGNNTPVFFIRDGIKFPDFIHSQKRMPGTGLRDADMQWDFWTRTPESSHQVTYLMGDRGIPADFRHMDGFGSHTYQWMNEAGERFWVKYHFKTRQGWKFLTDAEAEEMAGKNADHAREDLYNAIERGDFPTWDVKVQIMPVAEAEDYRFNPFDLTKTWSHKDYPLIHVGHFTLNRNPENFFAQIEQAAFAPSNLVRGIGFSPDKMLIARGFAYADAHRYRIGANADQLPVNRPICPVNSYAQDGAMTYDFQAPSQRVYSPNGYGRDNGVQDDNSNSGSGVTLGVAGDLGLWDTHGTDFTRGAYVQHSEDDDFGQAGTLVREVLNDEERERLAGNIARAMAGVSAQVEQQCYTYWSNVDENLGARVKELFTAAK